The nucleotide sequence TAGATGGTTGAAATAGCCTAAAAGGGCATATATCCTACAGACCCTCTCTTTTTCATCCTATATGTCACAAGTTAACACATGAATGTTTGTGTATTGATCCAGTCCTATCTTTCCACTCCTCAAaaatttccattaattttctattatttactGAGTGAAATTAAAATTCTGTTGTCTACTATTTAATACCCAATTCAAATTAGGGCTGCTATACTTAAACAGAAAGGATTTAGAATTAGGCTGGGGGGGGAAAGtaagtgaaaaaagagaaagaaaaataattaggcAAGAGTTAATCTATCTCAACTGCCTAATTTTAAAGGTGATAAAATTAAACATCAAAGGAGTTAGGTGACTCTTCCTATGTTACAAAAGTAGGAAGTGGCAGAATTAGAACCTATACTCAGGGTTTTTTACTCCAAATATAGTGATCCTTTCCCTCATCTTTCCCTTCACATGTGATACATGTACTTTGTCTTCCTTATGTAACTTTGTTCAGTTTTGCTCTGTCTGCTTTTCTCTCAGTTTTGTTCTCTCTACTGCATTCTGGATAACACAGCTTGATCCAATCTTAAGCTATTAGCATACTCTTTTCTGCATTCTAGGTATTGTACacttataaatataatttcttccttgctcatTTGTTGTGCCATTTTTTCAGGAATCATATCAAaagtcttttttgtttcttaggAATTAAGAATAAGttccttaaaaaaatatgatCCAAGAAATATGTGTTTGGAAAAGAAAGGTCAGTCATATAGCAAATCAAGTGTTTACAGAAGGACAGTTTCATTGTTTCACTTTATTTATAGGAGCATTTGGATAAGAAAAATATGGGTTGATATTAGAAGGTATGGATAGGATTTGATTTACACTGTAGGATATGTTAATAGTGATAAATTGATGAGAAAAATGGATTCATTCATACATTCCCCCCAGTATCTAGAGCAGTGCTTCACACAGTAAATTTTTAATAAGTGGGTGTTGAATGAATGTATGGGTGATCAGAAGATTAATTTGTGACAAGACTTTTTAAtaccttttaattttcttattatctAGTTACTTTTATTTGTGCactaaaagggaagggaagtgaaaAGTTATGAAACTGTACTCTGTTTTCCATAGAGTCAGATAGGAGAAGAAACCCTATTGAAAGGAAAGGTGATGACAACCAGGAGAGAGCAAGGTGAGCCAATATCTTGaattctggaatcagaaaaaaatggagtaatgagagtcaggccaagactGAGAATTGACTTGGGAGAAGATGTATGAATATATTGACATAAAGCCCTGGACACCAACACTGATTGTCTAGGATGCATTTGGGGTTCTCATGTTCTTATAATGAGGACTCTGGGGAGATAAAGATATGTTAATGGGTTAACTCTTAATGGAgttaatggagaaagaaaagagaaaacagtaaCAGAAAGCCCCTGgagaataaatgaaagaacaaatgagCTCCTTTATCATTGGTGACTACCCAAGCAAAAATTTTATGGTGCCAATCCTTTAAATATTTCCACTCTGTCCTAAGGTGGTAGACTGTGACATAAAGTGGGGAATGTATGTTGTGCTTCCTTTATCTCCTTCTCATGCCCCCTTGCTTGACCCAAAACCTCTTAACTTTCAAGAGTTGCACCTGCCAGGGCTTTGGCTAGTGAAAGCTTTCCTAAGATGAATCAGAGCTGGGGTTGGAGTgtccctctggaggtggataggagGTCAAGGAGTTTCTTGCAAAGGTGAGTGTTTTTATATATCTTACAACTGAAGGGAATCTCTTCTAGAACTGAGTTGGACTTCtgacttctctttcctcatcccaaGCCTAGGATAAGGGACAGAAGAAATAAAGTGTATATGATCATTGTCTCTAAACATATGAAGGTGGTCATGTATATACATGAATGCATATGTTGATGTGATTTGGAGATCTTGTCATATATACCCTAGTTATCTTCACTGAAGTTTTTAACTCATAATCATTAGCATCTTAGGTTGAAATCATTAGATGTCCCATAAATTCTTGTTACATTTGGGTACATGAAGAAAGCAGTCCCCCCgcccccatttttttttgtcctgatgAAGGAATTGTGAGCTGTTTTCTAATTTATCTGTCATTTTCTTATATCTTCTAGTTCATTGATGTATCTTagtatttttcagtattttatgAACTTACTGGAATGTGACATGGAACTAACATTGATACCATTTATATCACtcctaaataaatttataaatcaaTAGCTACACACGTTATAATGTTTATAGTCTGTCTAAAAACTGTGTGGTTCTTAGTATCCTTTACCTTATTTTCCACCATTCTGACTTTGTCATGACATACTGTTACTGCCCACATAGGACAACATAAGACTGACATACCCAGGTGGTAAGTAgttgaaagggaaaaatgaatccaggtcttctgagtaCAAACCCAGTGACCTCAGCCTACAGCACAGATGCCACACTTACCCAGAGAATTTATTTTCAAGAAACCAGCTCCAAAACATCTTGCAAGTACTCTAGCCATTCTCCCCACCTCCTTTCCACAAGAGCTTTGTGTTCTGATCCTGGGATTATTGTTAGCTATGTAAATGTTCACTATATCTCTCCTGGAACAAGACTTCCTGTCACTGTAGCCATCAACTTCAAACCATACTGCCTTGGGTTTACCTTATCCTTTcccaggcctttttttttttaatcttatttcccCCTCCCACTTTAGAGGTAAGCTGCTTTCCATCTGTAATTTTCTTGCTTGCTTCTTTTCATCATTGTTTTTCCAGATCTTTGCATAGTCTATATATTGTCtactatctatctctctatcatctgttatctgtctatatatatctatcatctatcctcTAGCTATCCAATTAACCATTCATCCTACTAGAAGGGTTTTAATTCTTTCCTGTGACAAGGAAGGCTAGGGATTCTTAGAAGCCTAGAGGCCACAAAACTACAGTAGGAACTCAAATGAAAATATTAGTACCCCCCAAATTTCTGGGATTCAATACTTTTAGAGGATAATAAAAGTCTTCCAAAAAATACTCTGAGGCCCAGTGTTTTTCATCTTCCTATGGGGTGGTGTCTTTATAGCTTGACTCGTctagaaatgatgaaaatgatgctCAAAATAATTAAGGTCCTTAGAGAAGCAAGAAAGGGTTTAGGTTCAGGTTTTGAAAGTCAGTGATTAGATAGAATTCCCCCTGGGTGTCAGGGGGCCCCCAGTGGTGTAGTTGAGTATCATAgaagacaggagaaaaaaaaaagaaaaagaaagtattataCTTCATGCTTCTATAGTACTTCTCTCAATTACCTCACCTCAATCACTTTATAATATAcattaattcagtaaaaatgtattaagtgcaTTGAATTGATCAGAttgaagttaagtggcttgcccagaaccacaccaataataagcatttatgtctgaatttgaattcaggtcttcctgattctttctGCCATACCACCTAGTCTTTCTGGATAGATTGACTTTTTTTGGAAATAGCTGTATAAGTCTCtcaccttatttctctctcttctcaaccCAGGCTCAAAGCGAGCAGCAATATAACAATGGGAAACCAGACTAGCACCTCTGATTTCCTCCTCCTGGCCTTCTCCAGCCACCAAGAGGTCCTGTTACCGCTGTTCCTGACCCTGTACTTGGCAGCCCTTCTGGGAAACCTGCTGATTCTCGTTGCCATTGGATTGGACCCACATCTCCACACACCCATGTACGTGCTTCTTGTTAACCTGTCCCTGGCGGACCTGTTTTTCACCTCCACCACAATGCCCCGCCTTGTCCACGCCCTGCAGACAGGGGACAGGACTATCACCCATTCTGCCTGTCTGGCTCAAGTCTTCTTCTTCCTGTTGGCAGGAAATGTGGATAGTTACGTGTTGGCTGCCATGGCATGGGATCGCTACGTAGCTATATGCCGGCCACTTCACTATGCTACTGTGGTAACCCTTCCGCGATGTGTGGTGCTCCTGGGGACAGTGTGGGTGGGCGCAGCTTTACACTCCCTGCTGCACACATTCCTCACTGCTCGCTTATCTTTCTGTAGCAATCGTGCTCTTCCACACTTCTACTGTGACGTTTATCCCCTGCTGAGGCTTGCCTGCTCTGACACCTCCCTCAACTTCCTAGTTGCCCTAATTGAAGGAGGATCCACCATCCTATTACCTGCTGCCTGCATCTTCACTTCCTACGCCTACATTGGCGCGGCTGTGTATAGACTCCGGGCAACTGGCGGGGTGCGCAAAGCCCTTGCCACATGCGGGTCCCACCTCTCTGTGGTGGGACTTTTCTATGGGACGCTGGTGGGTGTTTATTTGCAGCCCCCGGACCAGCATGATACCGAGGGAAGAGATCGAGATTTGGTGGCTACAGTCATGTTCTCTGTGGTGGCTCCAACCCTAAACCCTTACATTTATAGCCTGCAGAATCGAGAAATCAAAGTATCATTGGCAAGGATATTCAAGGTGAATATGATCTAATGTCACAATGAAGAAATAATCAGTCCATAATTCCTGTCGAGAGGCTTAGGACTCTTTACTTAGAATAGTAGCCTCACTCACAGAATTACAAAATAATAGAATcacaagagtttttaaaaatttaattaatttgttaaaagaaaattttctatagttacatgattcttgttatttctctcctctccttccatctccATCCTGTAGCCAaccgcaattccactgggtcctTGTGTCagttgatcaagacttatttccatattattgatatttgcactaggaaaATTACAAGATTTTAAGAGATGGAAGTGATCTTAGTTTCTGTCTAATACAATccatacctgaaaaaaaaaaaaaactcatctacGGAAATGTTCAACAAAGAGCCATCCAGTTTTTGCTAGAGAACTTCTAATGATGGGGAACCCAATACTCCTGAAGGCATCCCATTCCTCATTTGAATACCAGCAattcttaggaagttttcctttacaTGAAGTTTATAATGGATTCTTTGCAATTTCCATCTATTGCCCCTAGTTTTAGACTCTGAAGCTAAAAAGGGCAAGCCgattctctcttccacatgacaattTTTCAAGAAATTGAAGACAAATAACATATCAcccttgaattttttcttcttcaagaaaGCTCTTTCAGCCTAACCTCAGACTAAGATCCTTCCTCATTCTGGTTGTCCTTTTTTAGACACTCTCTAGCTCatcaatgtcttttctaaaatgtaatgTCCCAAACTGAAAACAATATTCTGCATGTAGCCCATCTAGGTCAGAATACCACACAGGATCATCATTCCATTGTTCTTAGAATCTATGCCCCTGTTAATGAAGGCAAAGACTGCATTGTTTTGTTGGTCTGTCACATTACAATACTGATTCATCTCAATTCTTATCTTATACTTTTGTAtgtatacttttttccccttcccagaaGTCAAACAATAAAAGACATGGACATATACTATGATTGAAAATTTCTGTGGGACAAAAGCCATTTTATTTCAGATTTGAGGGAATGAGGAGTAACTCAGATCTGTAATTTCAAGTACCCAGCATGGTAACACATTAATTCCATGTTATCTAACTCAACCACCTTTTCATCCTATATACCACTATTTGTATTTCACCTTCCCTACTGGCCCTGGTCTATCCTGTTGCTTCCCCAAAAGTATTCCTTACTATATCTTTCTTGGTTTGAAATAATGCTGCATGAGTACAAGCCTTATCTTTTCTGCGACCAGTAAGAACTATGTCTAGTTTCCCACTCTGTACAAAATGGtgatacatttttttattaatgttaCAATCTCTCAAGGATCTATAACTAGGGATTACATTGATAATACTGAAAAGGTCCATGATAAATTAGGCTCAGGAAAATGGAGAATCATTTGTGAGGATTCATATcgtagtatcatagatttagagcttgaagaggGATTCgaaaaaatataatatgtatttatattttacaaatggaggctcagaagttaagtgatttgcccaagttcatatagCACATACATATCAAAGGTAGGAATTAAATATAGATTTTCTGACCTCAAATTTAGTGTCCTTTTTCTTACACCTTAATTTCTATTGAACATTTAAGGATCCTTGTTAGGGATATATTTATTATCTTGATCTTATGTCTCTTCTCTGCCTTCCCCTTAAGTTTCCTATTTTATTTCAGGAGTGATAACTTATGTCTTCATGTTCTGAATGAAGAGAGATGCTATTGTGCATTGTGTTGACAGGAATCCCAAAGAATCAAtaccaggaaaagaaaaaaatagccaaagtccatcaaaataaaatcaaataggacaataaaaatatatattatacctCTGCCCCCTCAGTTGGGCAGTGTCCTGAAGGACAGCCCTGTGACCATGTTGTATGGGCAAGAAAATTTGATTCATTATTTGTTGAAAGAACATTAAATCTTTGTGCTGCAGAACTTTGTGAGTGGAGAAGGGAGGTTTTTAAATGTTTAGAGGACTTCCAAAGAGGTAAGCACATGAATTCATGGGAGGCAATTGCAGAATTTTGAAAGTCTACTTATAAATTTCAGATCCACTGACAAGTAGGGGAAGTCAATGGAAGTCAGCCATCCAAAACATCCCATGACTTCCAGCACTTACAACCCCAGAGGATGCTAAAAGCAGAGACTTGCCTCCTTAGTgaaatcattctctctctcctcacactTAAATGAAGAGCTCATTTATCCTGTTTACTTTAGTCCTTTTCTAATCTGCATAAAATCACTGATTTCTACTCTCTGTTGACTTTGTTGAATAGATTTACTAATTTTGGGGGATACATTTTTGTGTGATTAGCATGTGGTAGAAAGGAGATAACTGGAGATAATTAGACTAAATATCACCCTTCAATTGAAAGTAATGTGACATTAGTCCTTGGCCTTAAAGTAATGTAACTAAGGATTACCAATACATGAGTTGTAGTGACtagatataattttattccaATAAGTAGCCAGCCACAGCTTTCATCTCATTACCCCCAAATGTAAAAACTACAGTCTCATTGGAGAAGAGTAGGCCAGATCCCAGATTAGATATCTATGTATGCTACTCACAAGTCAAGTCAATATTATATCTAGAcagtgactatatatatatatatatatatgtatgtatatagataggtAGATTTCTATAGCATTTGATGTTGCaattaaagaaagaacaaagataaGTAATTTTTGACATCAAAATATGAGTGTCACAAAATTGAATAATGAAAAGTAACTTCAGAGGTTATCTAATGATTTCTGTTTAAGACACGCTGAGTCTGAGATGTTTGTAggacattctaatagggaaacaCTTGTGGGTAAATAATAAACCTTGGGTTTTAGAGAAAGCATCCACTTTGATATGTCCCAAAAGCAGTTGGTTATGTGTTAGTAGAGGTCAAGAGAGATAAATATAATTCAGAAACATCTGTATAGAGATGACAAATAACTCTATATGGAcaaatgagatcaccaaatgaaataatatagagaaagaagaaagtccAGGACAAGTCTTAGGAGACAATGGATGTTAATGAGCTCAACTTGGGTAAAGAAACAGCAAGGAAAattgagaaggagcagtcaaAGATGTAGGAGGAAAAGCAGGAGAAAGCAGTATcatggaaatagagaaaaaggagtaTCAGGGGCAGCTCGATGGCTGACTCAGTGCAAGAAGGCCcagggatgggaagtcctgggctcaaatatgtcctcagacacttcttagttgtatcACCCTAGACTTAAAtaaacccccattgtctatcttttactgttcttctggaaccaatacacagtattgattctttttttaaaaaactttaactactgtgtattggctcctaggtggaagagtggtaaaggtgggcaatggggatcaagtgacttgcccagggtcacacagctgggaagtgtctgaggccagatttgaacctaggacctcctgtctctaggcctgactctcaatccactgagctacccagctgcccccacacagtatggataaagtttattttttttaaagtagtattAGGAAGAAAAGTGCCAAAGTCTGCTAAGAGTTAAGAAtattgaaacaaataaacaaaaagccaCATatctggcaattaagaaatcataaGTAAATTTATAGAGGACAATTTCAATTAAATGATGAAGTTGAAAGCCAGATGgtagaaaattaaaaagagagtaagaggaaaggaagtaaaagCATGGCTCCACTGTGCTCAACTCAGTTCCACATTCAcataaaattaattaagaaactGGCTgctaagataaaaaaatttttaaaagaccaatcATAGCTAACCACTTTGCAAATGAAGAACATCAGGGTTCAATTTCTGGGAGGGAATAATATATATagaaaggtaattaaaaaaaaacttttgaagaaATAGGCGAATGAGGGATAAAAATTAAGAGAGGGACTCTTTGAAGATCAtatagtttaagaaaaaagagggcaagagaataagataagggagggaataATAGAGATCATTTATATTGATAAATAGGAGGGTAAAATGAGAGATAAGGGAGggactgtgataattagattaactctacactgcccatctttagatttaatcaccaaaggtgaaaacaactccatttttgggtggtctgtaacccatatgtgatagagtaacaaatcagaatttattgactgccatgtgggcagtcctaagaaaagcatctgttgtgattggacacataaactaagaggagaccacaggaagtgatccaaaagaggcccctttaaaaagaaaccTCAGTTAGCTGGGCTgggtcttctggtttgtgaaggggacctgagggagctctgCTGGTTCGTGACTGGGgcattccacatggtgagtttaaggctgaatcttcctgaacttctcttaaggaacttccattttaatagagactttgtgactgaaacttttgcttcattcacctctggagCCCCCGCGCcatctgggcctctggccctctgagtttCCTGCCTTGGATTAATTAGGTttacctggattaactaggggatcagagcaaattacctactatgttagattcttatttcattatttcttcctcttctcatttgtaaataaatttccataaaagtcattttaatttgaggTTACTCTTTatttggggactgataattgttcaaacccctggtgacctaaccttttaatatgttcactcaaaaaaaaaaacactttcccaCATTACAGGACCTTTAGAAGGCTGAATAGATTAAGAACAATAGGAGGGTAGAGAATCTTAGAATGATAGGATGACTTaggggggaaagaaaataaggaaggggcATTTAGAAGGATTGGAGATTAGGGAGACAGTGGACAGAAGAAAATTAAAcatgtagaaaaataaaacagaagggaaggaaaaaacacaACTATAATTAtgttgaatgtgaatggaatgaatttacccattaaatggaaacagatagcagaatggGTCAAAAATCAAAACCCTCTAAGGAATTTGAACATGTATATTAAGTTTACTCCTTGTCTATTCAGTTGTTATATTGCTTCTTTTACCTCTCTGTGTCATGAGCCCTCCAATACTTTTTCTCCCATACCTATTCTAACTTAATTTTGCTCCAGACAAGTTAATCTCATTGTTTTGAACATATATCAAGCCTATTGCCATCTTTTAACCTTTGATCATTATTCTTCCTGCTTGGGGTGGGGGTCTTTCTCAGTTCTGTCTGTTTATTCAACTATATCATCATT is from Gracilinanus agilis isolate LMUSP501 chromosome 2, AgileGrace, whole genome shotgun sequence and encodes:
- the LOC123233300 gene encoding olfactory receptor 1468-like; this encodes MGNQTSTSDFLLLAFSSHQEVLLPLFLTLYLAALLGNLLILVAIGLDPHLHTPMYVLLVNLSLADLFFTSTTMPRLVHALQTGDRTITHSACLAQVFFFLLAGNVDSYVLAAMAWDRYVAICRPLHYATVVTLPRCVVLLGTVWVGAALHSLLHTFLTARLSFCSNRALPHFYCDVYPLLRLACSDTSLNFLVALIEGGSTILLPAACIFTSYAYIGAAVYRLRATGGVRKALATCGSHLSVVGLFYGTLVGVYLQPPDQHDTEGRDRDLVATVMFSVVAPTLNPYIYSLQNREIKVSLARIFKVNMI